A region of Staphylococcus sp. IVB6181 DNA encodes the following proteins:
- a CDS encoding isochorismate synthase translates to MTVSVKDDQILDAIYESQNKWVSVEVKIDQPTNPIMLFQITEDKADDRFYFRENSGETAFFGFDALLKLKNDYENKQTIFREWENYKNDIALIHPDSENHHLKVCGGFQFSSHKSDDEWRQFGLNHFVLPKILITLNESATYITYTVLREEFDIEVLHDIVDKVAHTKVQPTQPNGNISRSEDIYKEEWLELVQEAIDSMNDEEKIVLARRRLIRFDKKIDIAYILENAMKNESNSYIFVMQSEGSVFFSQTPEQLMEVENQVLSTKAVAGTIRRTSDEAQDKKHVDAFLQDSKNLQEHHFVVQSILDDIAPYVNKVDYNTHPKILKNDHLYHLYTEISADLEDKTYIGLLDRLHPTPALGGYPKDKAMDFIEQKEFGTRGLYGAPVGYIDMEDNCEFIVAIRSMLIKQDQATLYAGCGIIKQSDPQSELDETTLKFTPMMNALGVENHG, encoded by the coding sequence ATGACTGTAAGTGTCAAGGATGATCAAATTCTCGACGCAATATATGAAAGCCAAAATAAATGGGTTTCAGTGGAGGTCAAAATTGACCAACCGACCAATCCGATTATGCTGTTTCAAATAACAGAAGATAAGGCCGATGACCGCTTCTATTTCAGAGAAAACTCTGGCGAAACAGCCTTTTTCGGGTTCGACGCACTTTTAAAACTGAAAAATGATTATGAAAATAAACAAACCATTTTCCGTGAATGGGAAAACTATAAAAATGATATTGCACTCATCCATCCAGATTCAGAAAACCATCACTTGAAAGTATGCGGAGGCTTCCAATTCTCCAGTCACAAATCAGATGATGAATGGCGGCAATTCGGGTTAAATCATTTTGTGCTGCCGAAAATACTGATTACATTGAATGAATCAGCCACTTATATTACGTATACCGTATTAAGAGAAGAATTCGATATTGAAGTGCTGCATGACATTGTCGACAAAGTTGCACATACTAAAGTACAACCGACTCAACCAAACGGCAATATTTCACGCAGCGAAGATATTTATAAAGAAGAGTGGCTTGAGTTGGTACAAGAAGCGATTGATTCTATGAATGACGAAGAAAAGATTGTATTAGCACGCAGACGCTTGATTCGTTTTGATAAGAAAATCGATATTGCCTATATTTTAGAAAATGCGATGAAGAACGAATCCAACAGCTATATTTTCGTCATGCAATCAGAAGGGTCAGTGTTCTTCTCTCAAACACCTGAACAGCTGATGGAAGTTGAAAACCAAGTACTGTCAACAAAAGCAGTAGCTGGTACCATCCGCCGTACATCTGATGAAGCACAAGATAAAAAACATGTTGATGCGTTCTTGCAAGACAGCAAAAATTTACAAGAGCATCATTTTGTAGTGCAAAGTATCTTAGACGACATCGCACCTTATGTGAATAAAGTAGATTATAATACACATCCGAAAATCTTAAAAAATGACCATCTCTACCATCTATATACTGAGATTTCAGCCGACCTTGAAGACAAGACTTATATCGGATTGCTGGACCGTTTGCATCCGACACCTGCTTTAGGCGGCTATCCTAAAGATAAAGCAATGGACTTTATCGAACAAAAAGAATTCGGAACAAGAGGTCTGTATGGTGCACCAGTAGGGTATATTGATATGGAAGATAATTGCGAATTTATCGTCGCAATCCGTTCAATGCTGATTAAGCAAGACCAAGCAACTTTATATGCAGGTTGCGGGATTATTAAGCAATCAGATCCGCAGAGTGAATTAGATGAAACGACACTTAAATTCACTCCGATGATGAATGCTTTAGGAGTCGAAAATCATGGATAA
- a CDS encoding ISL3 family transposase, with the protein MTHCIAKILDYKGKNITFSDDVQEVYFNLVRTLLFKGTLTYTPDCCENCGAVNENHRIVKNGKRKTMIKLMKIQGSPSYLELKKQRFFCRSCHSSFVAKTNFVKKHHNFCNKLALHILYQSHENRSCKGIAYDNDVSSASVIRYINKTANSVKLGPFNELPKHIMVDEFKSVKNVVGKMSFIFCDGDTHQIVDILPDRRKRALFAYFIRFDREVRKRVETVTTDMYSPYISLFKQLFPNAKIILDRFHLVQALNRELNRVRIRIMNEKRHKDGKYYRKLKHYWKLILKPSESLNSTLYKDNKLFPGLESEKSMINFILGESPELKDVYDKVNALRTSIKTNENHKLTHQILKYLKDRNTDGGLKRVLKSFRNFLPEIMNALNHPGRSNGPIEAINNNIKVLKRIAYGYRNFYNFRNRILIKFKLLAKKKHRFHTPLPKAA; encoded by the coding sequence ATGACACATTGTATAGCAAAAATACTTGATTATAAAGGGAAAAATATTACTTTTTCTGATGATGTTCAGGAAGTTTACTTTAACTTGGTAAGAACTTTACTATTTAAAGGCACTTTGACATACACACCAGATTGTTGTGAAAACTGCGGAGCAGTAAATGAAAACCATAGAATAGTAAAGAATGGTAAAAGAAAAACGATGATAAAGCTTATGAAGATTCAAGGTAGTCCCAGTTATTTAGAGCTCAAAAAACAAAGGTTCTTTTGTCGTTCATGCCATTCATCATTTGTAGCAAAGACGAATTTTGTGAAAAAACATCATAATTTCTGTAATAAATTAGCGCTGCATATTCTGTATCAAAGCCATGAGAATAGGTCTTGCAAAGGCATTGCTTACGATAACGATGTTAGTTCTGCTTCTGTAATACGTTATATTAATAAAACTGCAAATAGTGTTAAGTTAGGTCCATTTAATGAACTGCCCAAACATATCATGGTGGATGAATTCAAAAGTGTTAAAAATGTAGTAGGTAAAATGAGTTTTATATTTTGTGATGGTGATACGCATCAAATCGTAGATATTTTACCTGATCGTAGAAAGCGTGCATTATTTGCTTATTTTATCCGGTTTGATAGAGAAGTAAGAAAAAGAGTTGAAACAGTTACAACCGATATGTACAGCCCATATATTTCTTTATTTAAGCAGTTATTTCCAAATGCGAAAATCATTTTAGATCGATTTCACCTTGTTCAAGCATTAAATAGAGAACTCAATAGAGTTCGTATCAGGATAATGAATGAAAAAAGACATAAGGATGGCAAATACTATAGAAAACTTAAACATTATTGGAAGCTTATTCTTAAACCTTCCGAATCCTTGAATAGTACGCTTTATAAAGATAACAAGCTTTTCCCTGGATTAGAATCAGAAAAATCAATGATAAATTTTATTTTGGGTGAAAGCCCAGAGTTAAAGGATGTCTATGACAAAGTAAATGCGCTTCGTACATCAATAAAGACCAATGAAAATCATAAATTAACTCATCAAATTCTTAAATACCTTAAGGATAGAAATACTGATGGCGGACTTAAAAGAGTACTTAAAAGCTTTAGAAATTTTTTACCAGAAATTATGAATGCATTAAATCATCCTGGTCGCTCAAACGGCCCTATAGAAGCTATAAATAACAACATTAAAGTACTAAAAAGAATCGCTTATGGATACAGAAATTTCTATAACTTCAGAAATAGAATTCTAATCAAATTCAAGCTATTAGCTAAGAAAAAACATCGCTTCCATACCCCATTGCCTAAAGCAGCTTAA
- the menB gene encoding 1,4-dihydroxy-2-naphthoyl-CoA synthase has protein sequence MARQWETLKEYDEIKYEFFEGIAKVTINRPEVRNAFTPKTVQEMIDAFSRARDDQRISTIILTGEGDKAFCSGGDQKVRGHGGYVGDDQIPRLNVLDLQRLIRVIPKPVIAMVRGYAIGGGNVLQVVCDLTIAADNAIFGQTGPKVGSFDAGYGSGYLARIVGHKKAREIWYLCRQYDAQQALEMGMANTVVPLDQVEDETVQWCKEMMQHSPTALRFLKAAMNADTDGLAGLQQMAGDATLLYYTTDEAKEGRDAFKEKRKPDFDQFPKFP, from the coding sequence ATGGCTAGACAGTGGGAAACACTTAAAGAATATGATGAGATTAAATATGAATTTTTTGAAGGTATAGCGAAAGTGACGATTAATCGTCCGGAAGTACGCAATGCGTTTACACCTAAGACTGTACAAGAAATGATTGACGCTTTTTCACGTGCACGTGACGATCAACGTATTTCAACTATCATTTTAACAGGCGAAGGCGACAAAGCATTCTGTTCAGGCGGCGACCAAAAAGTACGCGGCCACGGCGGCTATGTCGGAGATGACCAAATTCCTCGTTTGAACGTACTTGATTTACAACGCTTAATCCGTGTGATTCCTAAACCTGTTATTGCGATGGTACGCGGTTATGCAATCGGCGGCGGTAACGTACTTCAAGTCGTATGCGACTTGACAATCGCAGCAGACAACGCAATCTTCGGTCAAACTGGACCTAAAGTAGGTTCATTCGATGCAGGTTATGGTTCAGGCTATTTAGCTAGAATTGTCGGACATAAAAAAGCACGTGAAATCTGGTACTTATGCCGTCAATACGATGCACAGCAAGCATTAGAAATGGGTATGGCAAACACAGTTGTACCATTAGACCAAGTTGAAGATGAAACAGTACAATGGTGTAAAGAAATGATGCAGCATTCTCCAACAGCTTTACGTTTCTTAAAAGCAGCAATGAACGCAGACACAGACGGTCTTGCCGGCTTGCAGCAAATGGCAGGAGACGCTACATTGCTTTACTACACAACTGATGAAGCGAAAGAAGGCCGTGACGCGTTTAAAGAAAAACGTAAACCAGACTTCGATCAATTCCCTAAATTCCCTTAA
- a CDS encoding GNAT family N-acetyltransferase, whose amino-acid sequence MIRAAKPEDKHAIAELSYIIWQDMELPIVQRFDKAQVISWLEQCIAEIPYRTYYKNVRVYEEEGTVMGCIVTYYGKDEMTLEQNWLKLDLPKEAKAIGTPLPLQEAEDDELYIETVAVFEGYRGEGIATQLMKAVIEDPKYRKISLSCDLVNTGALRLYERLGFKREGKIDLYGHDYYHMVIQHASEASK is encoded by the coding sequence ATGATTAGAGCAGCAAAACCTGAAGATAAACATGCTATAGCAGAATTGAGTTATATTATTTGGCAAGATATGGAATTGCCGATTGTTCAACGTTTTGATAAAGCGCAAGTGATCAGCTGGTTAGAACAATGTATTGCAGAAATTCCGTATAGAACCTATTACAAAAATGTACGCGTCTATGAAGAAGAGGGCACAGTCATGGGATGTATCGTGACTTATTACGGAAAAGATGAAATGACATTAGAACAAAATTGGTTGAAACTGGATTTGCCGAAAGAAGCAAAAGCCATCGGGACACCATTGCCGCTGCAAGAAGCAGAAGACGACGAACTCTATATTGAAACAGTCGCAGTCTTTGAAGGGTATAGAGGGGAAGGCATTGCGACGCAGTTAATGAAAGCAGTTATTGAAGATCCGAAGTATCGGAAAATCAGTTTAAGTTGTGATTTAGTAAATACAGGAGCACTGCGCTTATATGAACGCTTAGGATTCAAACGCGAGGGAAAGATAGATTTATACGGTCATGATTATTATCATATGGTCATTCAACATGCATCAGAAGCAAGCAAATAA
- a CDS encoding MarR family winged helix-turn-helix transcriptional regulator yields MAKSTKKDLDHDLCFLFYITTKEVINRFNKYLKQYNISFPNYIVLSYIEDEEEIYVKTLCDKLYLDSGTISPIVKRLEKKDLVRRKRLPEDERKVVLHLTQEGKALKSKFKNISTHVIDQLNLDSDEKLEYYNMMRTFADRNLESTKDD; encoded by the coding sequence ATGGCGAAAAGTACAAAAAAAGATTTAGATCATGATTTATGCTTTCTTTTTTATATCACGACCAAAGAAGTGATTAATCGCTTCAATAAGTATCTGAAGCAATACAACATCAGTTTTCCTAATTATATTGTCTTATCTTATATTGAAGATGAAGAAGAAATATATGTGAAAACACTTTGTGATAAGTTGTATTTAGATTCTGGAACGATTAGTCCCATCGTTAAGCGTTTAGAAAAGAAAGATTTAGTCAGAAGAAAAAGATTGCCTGAAGATGAACGCAAGGTCGTGTTGCATTTAACGCAAGAGGGGAAAGCGTTAAAATCAAAGTTCAAGAACATTTCAACACACGTCATCGATCAGCTTAATCTAGACAGCGATGAAAAACTAGAATACTACAACATGATGCGCACATTTGCAGACAGAAACTTAGAATCAACTAAAGACGACTGA
- the menH gene encoding 2-succinyl-6-hydroxy-2,4-cyclohexadiene-1-carboxylate synthase: MLNYNFYESKTTSQRLLVMLHGFISDASTFDPHIEALTDKVSVLTIELPGHGQDQSDAAQIWNFDFIRDALDEVLAQFDEYQIYLHGYSMGGRAALYYALHGHQTLEGLILESTSPGIADEEDRASRKQVDEARAKVLEIAGLEVFVNDWEKLPLFASQADKMTKEERKRHREMRLAQDPKGLAKALRDYGTGQMPNLWPELSNLTLPVCFIVGERDEKFVEIAHKMEAAIEGSELHVVEEAGHTVHVEDAQQFDIIVLGFLNKEEQNG; the protein is encoded by the coding sequence ATGTTGAATTATAACTTTTATGAAAGTAAAACAACGTCCCAGCGTTTATTAGTGATGCTTCATGGATTTATCAGCGATGCTTCAACGTTTGACCCGCACATCGAAGCATTAACTGATAAAGTATCGGTCTTAACGATTGAACTGCCGGGACATGGCCAAGACCAAAGCGATGCAGCTCAGATATGGAATTTTGACTTTATACGTGATGCGCTGGATGAAGTGCTGGCACAATTTGATGAGTATCAAATTTATCTGCATGGTTATTCCATGGGCGGACGTGCTGCTTTGTATTATGCATTGCACGGACATCAAACGCTTGAAGGTTTGATACTGGAAAGTACGTCACCGGGAATTGCGGATGAAGAAGACAGAGCATCTCGCAAACAAGTGGACGAGGCACGTGCCAAAGTGCTGGAAATTGCAGGACTTGAAGTATTCGTCAATGACTGGGAGAAACTTCCGTTGTTTGCGTCGCAAGCAGACAAGATGACAAAAGAAGAACGTAAGCGTCATCGCGAGATGCGTTTAGCGCAAGACCCGAAAGGCTTAGCGAAAGCTTTGCGTGATTATGGTACGGGGCAGATGCCGAATTTATGGCCCGAACTTTCTAATCTTACGCTGCCTGTTTGTTTCATTGTCGGTGAACGCGATGAGAAATTCGTAGAGATTGCACATAAGATGGAAGCAGCGATTGAAGGAAGCGAGTTGCATGTGGTGGAAGAAGCGGGCCATACGGTTCACGTGGAAGACGCGCAGCAATTTGATATAATAGTATTAGGTTTTTTAAATAAGGAGGAGCAAAATGGCTAG
- a CDS encoding aminotransferase class I/II-fold pyridoxal phosphate-dependent enzyme: protein MKLSLNTNSKFLRAPSIRQFSSRIKNIPDCINLTIGQPDFPMPEVVKDAYIKAIDKDQTSYSHNKGLMETRTAIRGYFNQRYNVDYTEEEIVVTNGASEAIDTALRSILEPGDEIIIPGPIYAGYIPLIETLGGQPVYIDTTTTDFKITPEAIRAHVTPKTKAILLNYPTNPTGVILSRQEAANIADELKQHAIFILSDEIYAENTFKGQHTSLAEFPEIRDQLLLISGLSKSHSATGIRIGFLLGPEYLIEKLTFMHAYNTICANVPAQIACIAALTDGIDAPKAMNKAYKERLAYLKQRLLDMGFEIDAEPEGAFYIFPSLAPFNIEDDFNFCVDALEKGHIAMVPGSSFTDAGKGHVRISYAYDLDTIKEGMNRLENYLNEYVK, encoded by the coding sequence GTGAAATTATCTTTAAATACAAATTCAAAATTTTTGCGTGCCCCGAGCATCAGACAATTCTCCAGCAGAATTAAAAATATACCGGATTGTATCAATTTAACTATCGGCCAACCGGATTTTCCGATGCCTGAGGTTGTAAAAGACGCTTATATCAAAGCAATTGATAAGGATCAAACCAGCTATTCTCACAATAAAGGATTGATGGAAACAAGAACTGCTATTCGCGGCTACTTTAACCAACGTTACAATGTCGACTATACTGAAGAAGAAATTGTAGTCACAAACGGTGCCAGCGAAGCTATCGATACTGCTTTACGCAGTATTTTAGAACCTGGAGATGAAATTATTATTCCTGGTCCTATTTATGCCGGTTATATTCCGTTAATTGAAACATTAGGCGGACAACCTGTGTACATCGATACGACAACAACAGACTTTAAAATCACGCCAGAAGCAATCAGAGCGCACGTGACGCCTAAAACAAAAGCGATATTGCTTAACTATCCGACAAACCCTACAGGTGTTATCTTAAGCCGTCAAGAAGCCGCAAACATAGCAGACGAGTTAAAGCAGCATGCTATTTTCATCTTAAGTGATGAAATTTATGCGGAAAATACATTCAAAGGCCAACATACTTCGTTAGCGGAGTTCCCAGAAATTCGCGATCAATTATTATTAATCAGCGGCCTAAGCAAATCGCATTCTGCGACAGGCATCCGTATAGGCTTCTTACTCGGCCCTGAGTACTTAATAGAGAAACTGACATTCATGCATGCCTATAATACGATTTGTGCCAATGTACCCGCTCAAATTGCGTGTATCGCCGCATTAACCGATGGTATAGATGCGCCTAAGGCGATGAATAAAGCGTATAAAGAACGCTTGGCGTATTTAAAACAACGTTTATTAGATATGGGCTTTGAGATTGATGCTGAACCTGAAGGTGCTTTCTACATCTTCCCTAGCCTTGCGCCATTTAATATCGAAGATGATTTCAATTTTTGTGTGGACGCATTAGAAAAAGGACATATCGCTATGGTACCGGGCTCTTCATTCACAGATGCCGGTAAAGGACATGTCCGTATTTCGTACGCTTACGATTTAGATACCATCAAAGAAGGTATGAATCGATTAGAAAATTATTTAAATGAGTATGTAAAATAA
- a CDS encoding 1,4-dihydroxy-2-naphthoate polyprenyltransferase gives MSKQYQEYSTVRKYWLLMRPHTLTAAVVPVLVGTATAKLFLLGSEDHLKLSLFIAMLLACLLIQAATNMFNEYYDYKKGLDDHTSVGIGGAIVRNGMSPKLVMNLAIAFYIIAAIIGLFIASQSSYWLIPIGILCMAVGYLYTGGPFPISWTPFGELFSGVFMGLFIILIAFFIQTDNLQGYAVWISVPIIITIGLINMANNIRDRVKDKASGRKTLPILLGKSNAIRFMALMYIVAYVWVIYTVFFVPGGSIFYLLVLLSFPFPVKAIRRFKRNDTPAEMMPAMVATGKTNTVFGLLYALGIYISALLGGI, from the coding sequence ATGTCAAAACAATATCAGGAATATTCTACTGTCCGAAAGTATTGGCTTCTGATGCGTCCGCATACTCTAACAGCCGCTGTAGTTCCTGTACTCGTAGGAACTGCAACTGCGAAATTATTTTTATTAGGTAGTGAAGACCATCTTAAATTAAGTTTATTCATCGCAATGCTGCTGGCATGTTTATTAATCCAAGCAGCCACAAATATGTTCAATGAATACTACGATTATAAAAAGGGATTAGACGACCATACCTCTGTCGGTATCGGCGGTGCGATTGTACGCAATGGTATGAGCCCTAAACTCGTCATGAACCTTGCGATTGCCTTTTACATCATCGCAGCAATCATCGGCTTGTTTATCGCCTCTCAATCTTCTTATTGGTTAATCCCAATCGGAATCTTGTGTATGGCTGTCGGCTATTTATATACTGGCGGACCTTTCCCGATTTCATGGACACCGTTCGGCGAATTATTCTCAGGTGTGTTCATGGGTCTGTTTATTATCTTGATCGCATTCTTTATTCAAACAGATAATTTACAAGGTTATGCAGTTTGGATCAGTGTTCCGATTATCATTACAATCGGATTAATCAATATGGCTAACAATATTAGAGACCGTGTTAAAGATAAAGCCAGCGGCCGTAAAACGCTGCCGATTTTACTTGGCAAGTCTAACGCTATCCGCTTCATGGCACTCATGTATATCGTTGCTTATGTTTGGGTCATCTACACAGTATTCTTTGTCCCAGGCGGTTCAATCTTTTACTTATTAGTACTGTTGTCATTCCCATTCCCAGTTAAAGCAATCCGTCGTTTCAAACGTAACGACACACCTGCTGAAATGATGCCGGCAATGGTCGCAACAGGCAAAACAAATACAGTCTTCGGACTTTTATATGCACTCGGTATTTATATCAGCGCACTGTTAGGCGGTATTTAA
- the menD gene encoding 2-succinyl-5-enolpyruvyl-6-hydroxy-3-cyclohexene-1-carboxylic-acid synthase, producing the protein MDNHQTKLTKQVFTLASEVYAYGIREVVISPGSRSTPLALAFEAHPGIKTWIHPDERSASFFALGLIKGSNRPVGILCTSGTAATNYTSAVAESDISNLPLVVFTSDRPHELRGIGAPQTLNQVNMFQNYVRHQFDMPLADDSDGALDVIDYQMQIASQYFAGPKRGPVHFNLPFREPLTPDFEMTEWLTMDEKVIPRYQKTTTIESIKPLLKKKRGLVVVGDMQHQDVRELLPFATVHDLPILAGPLSGLRQSGHPNIISTYDLLFRAGLDPKEVDFVIRVGKPVLSKKLNQWLKATDAYQIAVQNSAQPDAFPTPADITFEMTPNDFFRTLGDVPTAYRKQWMTHWQNMNSQAIAEVKSYIDHATDEAANVGILLDKMTKEDTLFVSNSMPIRDVDNLFVDCQAEIYANRGANGIDGVVSTAIGMAVHKKVTLLIGDLAFYHDMNGLLMAKLNDIHINIVLLNNDGGGIFSYLPQKQSAAKYFERLFGTPTHLEFKHAAMLYDFGYELLDTVEDFKYTTLSQLESYVYEIRTDREDNRKQHQILYQKLSDIANVEL; encoded by the coding sequence ATGGATAATCATCAAACTAAATTAACCAAACAAGTCTTTACACTTGCCTCAGAAGTCTATGCATACGGCATCAGGGAAGTTGTAATCAGCCCAGGGTCACGTTCAACACCTTTAGCATTAGCTTTTGAAGCACATCCGGGTATCAAGACATGGATTCATCCAGATGAACGCAGCGCATCCTTCTTTGCGCTGGGTTTGATTAAAGGCAGCAATCGTCCTGTCGGGATATTATGTACTTCTGGTACTGCAGCAACTAATTATACTTCAGCAGTAGCAGAAAGCGACATCAGCAACTTGCCTTTAGTGGTGTTCACAAGCGATAGACCGCATGAATTGCGCGGTATCGGTGCACCGCAGACACTGAATCAAGTAAATATGTTCCAAAACTATGTCAGACATCAATTTGATATGCCGCTGGCTGATGATTCAGATGGTGCATTAGATGTTATCGACTATCAAATGCAGATTGCCAGTCAATATTTTGCAGGACCTAAACGCGGCCCTGTACATTTCAATCTGCCTTTCAGAGAACCGTTGACACCTGATTTTGAAATGACAGAATGGCTGACCATGGATGAAAAAGTCATTCCGAGATATCAAAAGACGACAACAATTGAATCAATCAAGCCGTTATTGAAGAAAAAACGCGGCCTTGTAGTAGTAGGAGATATGCAGCATCAAGATGTCAGAGAACTCTTACCGTTCGCGACTGTACATGATTTACCTATACTTGCAGGTCCGTTAAGCGGCTTGCGCCAATCCGGCCATCCGAATATTATTTCAACTTATGATTTATTATTCAGAGCAGGTCTCGATCCTAAAGAAGTTGATTTTGTGATTCGTGTCGGTAAGCCGGTACTTTCTAAAAAGCTGAATCAATGGCTTAAAGCAACGGATGCTTATCAAATTGCTGTACAAAACAGTGCACAGCCTGATGCCTTTCCGACACCGGCAGATATTACCTTTGAAATGACACCGAATGATTTCTTCAGAACACTTGGAGATGTACCGACTGCTTACCGCAAACAATGGATGACACACTGGCAGAATATGAACAGCCAAGCTATTGCAGAGGTGAAAAGTTATATTGACCATGCGACAGATGAAGCAGCGAATGTCGGTATTTTATTAGATAAGATGACAAAAGAGGATACTTTGTTTGTCAGCAACTCTATGCCGATCAGAGATGTAGATAATCTGTTTGTCGATTGCCAAGCTGAAATTTATGCCAATCGCGGTGCGAATGGAATTGATGGTGTGGTCTCTACTGCTATCGGTATGGCCGTGCATAAAAAAGTCACATTATTAATCGGAGATTTAGCATTCTATCATGATATGAACGGACTATTGATGGCAAAGCTCAATGATATTCATATCAATATTGTACTTTTGAATAATGACGGCGGCGGCATCTTCTCTTACTTGCCGCAAAAACAATCAGCCGCAAAGTATTTTGAACGCTTATTCGGAACACCGACGCATTTAGAATTTAAACACGCAGCGATGTTGTATGATTTCGGTTATGAATTGCTGGATACAGTGGAAGACTTTAAATATACGACTTTATCGCAATTAGAATCATATGTTTATGAAATCCGTACAGATCGCGAAGATAATCGTAAACAGCACCAAATCTTATATCAGAAATTGAGTGATATTGCGAATGTTGAATTATAA
- a CDS encoding acyltransferase family protein: MNKSLSQRDYYFDNARAFLIYLVVFGHLLNPYVEDHKYMGSLYLLIYSFHMPSFLFISGYFAKNIGKPDHLEKVAKKLLIPYFVFFTFFSIYYYLTGKSSNLKLDPFDPVFALWFLLTLFMFHVILVIVKNFKPYFVLLIAILVSLLAGFSSDIGEYMSYSRTIVFFPIFYIGYLMNRHQSMLLRNKKWVPISILILVAFYVVYTIHPINSDWLLGSSPYSSLDGPDVYSPLKRLMLYAVICLTMFSFLNLMPSKKRFFTYIGQRTMYVYLLHGLAIGIIRGYKLYPFQDPITIWTYIYLILLSGLIVYLLSTNFVAKWTNPAINLERPSKFKF; the protein is encoded by the coding sequence ATGAATAAGTCACTATCCCAAAGAGATTATTATTTCGATAATGCCCGTGCATTTCTAATTTATTTAGTTGTATTCGGACATCTCTTAAATCCTTATGTAGAAGATCATAAATATATGGGATCGCTTTACTTGCTGATATATAGTTTCCACATGCCGTCATTCCTGTTTATCAGCGGCTACTTTGCAAAAAATATCGGGAAACCTGATCATTTAGAGAAAGTTGCTAAAAAACTCTTAATTCCATATTTTGTGTTCTTTACATTCTTTTCGATTTATTATTACTTAACAGGCAAAAGCAGCAACTTGAAATTGGATCCGTTTGATCCGGTCTTTGCGCTTTGGTTCTTACTGACACTCTTTATGTTCCATGTCATCTTAGTCATCGTGAAGAACTTTAAGCCCTATTTCGTATTGCTCATCGCAATACTCGTCTCTTTATTAGCCGGCTTTTCATCTGATATCGGTGAATACATGAGTTATTCAAGAACCATTGTCTTCTTCCCTATTTTCTATATAGGCTATTTGATGAATCGACATCAATCTATGTTGCTGCGCAATAAAAAATGGGTACCTATTTCCATCCTGATATTGGTCGCATTTTATGTTGTGTATACGATTCATCCGATTAACTCAGATTGGCTGCTCGGCAGTTCGCCTTATAGTTCATTAGATGGTCCGGATGTATACAGTCCGCTTAAACGTTTGATGCTCTATGCGGTCATTTGTTTAACAATGTTTTCATTTTTAAACTTGATGCCGTCTAAGAAGCGTTTCTTTACGTATATCGGGCAACGTACGATGTATGTCTATTTACTGCATGGCTTAGCTATCGGCATCATCAGAGGTTATAAATTATATCCATTCCAAGATCCGATTACGATTTGGACATATATTTATCTGATTCTGTTATCCGGCCTGATTGTCTATCTGCTGTCTACTAACTTTGTCGCGAAATGGACGAATCCGGCAATCAATTTAGAACGGCCATCCAAATTCAAATTTTAA
- a CDS encoding MarR family transcriptional regulator → MYKQLEQQITLTHNDLIIVNKRFGQRANLTTEQIELLRILNEHHSLSQFDLTMKIGKEQSIVSRWIKKLVSLGYVTSIQSRHDLRCKELSVTPKSEELINQINAARQELLEARCDQLSSKDVKQLYDLLVKLNKKSFYI, encoded by the coding sequence ATGTATAAACAACTTGAACAGCAAATAACACTTACACACAATGATTTAATCATTGTAAACAAACGTTTTGGCCAACGTGCGAATTTAACGACAGAACAAATTGAACTTTTACGAATTTTGAATGAGCACCACAGTTTATCCCAATTTGACTTAACGATGAAAATCGGAAAAGAACAATCCATAGTTTCCAGATGGATTAAAAAACTTGTCAGTTTAGGTTATGTGACGAGCATACAATCGCGTCATGACTTGCGATGCAAAGAACTCAGTGTGACACCTAAATCTGAAGAATTGATCAATCAAATCAATGCGGCACGTCAAGAATTATTAGAAGCAAGATGCGACCAGTTGTCTTCAAAAGATGTGAAACAGCTTTATGATTTGCTTGTGAAACTGAATAAGAAAAGCTTTTATATTTAA